A part of Spiribacter vilamensis genomic DNA contains:
- a CDS encoding ammonium transporter: MSAEFNELAYALDTFYFLVSGILVMFMAAGFTMLESGLVRSKNTTEILTKNVALYSIACIMYMLMGYNIMYGSGVSSIIPSFGGILGTADNAAADIAGGSDAYYSNISDFFFQVVFVATAMSIISGAVAERMKLWAFLLFTVILTGALYPIQGFWSWGGGFLAELGYSDYAGSGIVHMFGAAAALAGVMVLGPRKGKYGPNGEVRPITGANMPLATLGVLILWFGWFGFNGGSELKLSDVGSANAVALVYANTNLAAAGGAVAALITARLMFGKADLTMALNGGLAGLVSITAGPNVPSLLGATLIGVVGGIIVVFSIVGLDKLKLDDPVGAISAHGTAGIWGVLAVPLWNDGASFGPQIIGLVTIFVWAFGASYILWSILKAVIGIRVTEEEEQTGLDITECGVEAYPEFNR; this comes from the coding sequence ATGTCTGCAGAATTCAACGAACTGGCGTACGCGCTGGATACCTTCTATTTCCTGGTCTCGGGAATACTGGTCATGTTCATGGCCGCCGGCTTCACGATGCTGGAGTCGGGCCTGGTGCGCTCGAAGAACACGACCGAGATCCTCACCAAGAACGTGGCGCTCTACTCGATCGCTTGCATCATGTACATGCTGATGGGCTACAACATCATGTACGGCAGCGGCGTGAGCTCCATTATTCCGTCTTTCGGCGGCATCCTGGGCACGGCGGACAACGCGGCCGCGGACATCGCCGGCGGCAGTGATGCCTACTACTCGAACATCTCCGACTTCTTCTTCCAGGTCGTCTTCGTCGCAACCGCCATGTCGATCATCTCGGGGGCCGTGGCCGAGCGAATGAAGCTCTGGGCGTTCCTGCTGTTCACGGTCATCCTCACCGGTGCCCTCTACCCGATCCAGGGCTTCTGGAGCTGGGGCGGTGGCTTCCTGGCCGAGCTCGGCTATTCCGATTATGCCGGCTCCGGGATCGTGCATATGTTCGGTGCAGCCGCGGCGCTGGCCGGCGTGATGGTGCTTGGTCCGCGCAAGGGCAAATACGGTCCGAACGGCGAAGTCCGGCCGATCACCGGTGCCAATATGCCGCTCGCGACGCTGGGCGTGCTCATCCTCTGGTTCGGCTGGTTCGGCTTTAACGGTGGCTCCGAGCTCAAGCTCTCGGACGTCGGCTCGGCCAACGCCGTCGCGCTGGTCTACGCCAACACCAACCTGGCGGCAGCCGGTGGTGCCGTGGCCGCGCTGATTACCGCCCGTCTCATGTTCGGCAAGGCCGACCTGACCATGGCGCTGAACGGCGGCCTGGCCGGGCTGGTGTCCATCACTGCCGGACCGAACGTGCCGAGCCTCCTGGGTGCGACCCTGATCGGCGTGGTCGGTGGCATCATCGTGGTGTTCTCCATCGTCGGGCTCGACAAGCTCAAGCTGGATGATCCGGTCGGTGCCATTTCGGCCCACGGCACTGCCGGCATCTGGGGTGTTCTGGCCGTGCCGCTGTGGAATGACGGCGCGAGCTTCGGCCCGCAGATCATCGGCCTGGTCACGATCTTCGTCTGGGCCTTCGGCGCGAGCTACATCCTCTGGAGTATCCTCAAGGCGGTGATCGGCATCCGTGTCACCGAGGAAGAGGAGCAGACCGGGCTCGATATCACCGAGTGCGGTGTCGAGGCCTACCCGGAGTTCAACCGCTAA